A stretch of the Planktothricoides raciborskii GIHE-MW2 genome encodes the following:
- a CDS encoding DUF928 domain-containing protein: protein MLKQKVAHKTIAHKIVTLLGLITWGIIIADSLFLAGKAQSENQPNAIAEEASYQSIESVNNFEPPERGAPSRTADGGSRGCGQMTLLIPADQGATTISENPTLFWYLNPTPDAPTKYRPINKLAVVLINDQEEEVYTEMIDAPSQASIISFQLPKSQSPVLEAGKWYNIFIGAYNQENPNIYEPCSSLSAWIKRQVLTNEQQQQLNIVSSDEERLQFYIQHEIWYDALATLAELIGQNPHNSTRNNQWIQMLESIELGGLANQPLLKPTQIVSNIDQTSNP, encoded by the coding sequence ATGTTAAAACAGAAAGTCGCTCACAAAACAATCGCTCACAAAATTGTCACCCTATTAGGACTGATTACCTGGGGAATCATCATTGCTGACAGCCTATTCTTAGCAGGAAAAGCTCAATCAGAAAATCAACCGAATGCGATCGCCGAAGAAGCAAGCTATCAGTCCATTGAATCCGTCAATAATTTTGAACCCCCCGAACGAGGAGCACCCAGCAGAACTGCTGATGGTGGTTCTCGTGGCTGTGGGCAAATGACCTTACTAATTCCGGCGGATCAGGGGGCAACCACAATTTCTGAAAATCCCACCTTATTTTGGTATCTCAACCCCACCCCAGACGCTCCCACAAAATACCGACCAATCAATAAATTAGCGGTAGTTTTGATTAACGATCAAGAGGAAGAAGTTTATACAGAAATGATCGATGCGCCAAGTCAAGCCAGTATTATCAGCTTCCAATTACCAAAAAGTCAATCACCCGTGCTGGAAGCTGGCAAATGGTACAATATTTTCATCGGTGCTTACAACCAAGAAAATCCTAACATTTATGAACCTTGCAGCAGTTTATCCGCTTGGATAAAACGCCAAGTTTTGACAAATGAACAACAACAACAACTGAATATTGTCAGCAGCGATGAGGAGCGGTTGCAGTTTTATATCCAACATGAAATTTGGTATGATGCCTTGGCAACATTGGCAGAACTCATTGGTCAAAATCCTCATAATTCCACGCGAAATAATCAATGGATCCAAATGTTAGAATCTATAGAATTGGGTGGATTAGCGAATCAGCCCTTGCTGAAACCAACCCAAATCGTTAGTAATATAGATCAAACTTCTAATCCTTGA
- a CDS encoding STM4015 family protein codes for MSYYYQHASVFASRTVEEFDSEQGITTALGTAIALRYQYDDSHDIPESLALLVKDTLAVKLEALVIGVWKDLIEGGDNSSEVVNALVAVADRLPNLKAIFLGDILSEEYEISWIVQSDISPVLSAYPNLEWLQVRGGSGLEFSPVQHDNLKYLIIETGGLSREAIGQICQLQLPSLEHLELWLGSDYYGGDSTVEDLQPILEGNLYPKLKYLGLRNAQYTDEIAEAVVRFRKADRFSESRIIHQLKTLDLSMGTLGAKGAEFLCSSPSIKNLDTLNVSENYLNDEDIAKLASLKINLIADNQKDIEEYDENERYCSVSE; via the coding sequence ATGTCTTATTATTATCAGCACGCCAGTGTCTTTGCTTCCCGCACAGTGGAAGAGTTTGATTCGGAACAGGGAATCACCACCGCCCTGGGGACAGCGATCGCCCTCCGGTATCAGTATGATGACAGCCATGATATCCCTGAATCTTTGGCTTTGCTGGTCAAAGACACCCTGGCGGTTAAATTAGAAGCTTTGGTGATCGGTGTTTGGAAAGATTTAATCGAAGGAGGGGATAATTCATCCGAAGTGGTGAATGCTTTGGTAGCTGTGGCGGATCGACTGCCGAATTTAAAAGCCATATTTTTAGGGGATATATTGTCAGAGGAATATGAAATTTCTTGGATTGTACAAAGTGATATTAGTCCAGTTTTATCCGCATATCCTAATTTAGAATGGTTGCAAGTTCGCGGCGGTAGCGGGTTAGAATTTAGCCCGGTTCAGCATGATAATTTAAAATACCTGATTATTGAAACGGGGGGGCTAAGTCGAGAGGCGATCGGGCAAATTTGTCAACTCCAGTTACCCAGTTTAGAGCATTTAGAACTATGGTTGGGTAGTGACTACTATGGTGGCGATTCTACCGTTGAGGACTTGCAGCCAATCCTCGAAGGCAACTTATATCCTAAGTTAAAATATTTAGGCTTAAGAAATGCCCAATATACCGATGAAATTGCCGAAGCTGTGGTGCGATTCCGCAAAGCGGATCGCTTTAGCGAATCGCGCATCATTCATCAACTGAAAACCCTAGACTTATCGATGGGAACTTTAGGGGCAAAAGGTGCCGAGTTTCTTTGTAGTTCTCCATCGATAAAAAACCTCGATACTTTGAATGTTTCAGAAAATTATCTTAATGATGAGGATATCGCCAAGTTAGCCAGCCTCAAAATTAATCTAATTGCGGACAACCAAAAAGATATAGAAGAATATGATGAGAATGAACGTTATTGTTCCGTTTCTGAGTAA
- a CDS encoding DUF928 domain-containing protein gives MIISLPLLLQPLFNLPGSSAQSSPEIAVESENNSSANHGSDKSRSNRLNSPPSVPESPNPSNDTFFNPPNKGAPKRTADAGARGPCLVYGQAQPVTLLIPNYQSNDPTVTIAASTVSDYPTLLWYVPQVPGLKYVGLTLIEEQTEEIIYQTTVPVPPESGIMRFKLPSSEPPLKVGHWYEWFLSVSSSENSEAIFNSACYANAYIGRLPLNSRQQEELSNAANNPQALWNFYTKEVIWYDALATLDQMRRQNLENEKINQTWQALLAFSGLADLSAYPPVDMTHP, from the coding sequence ATGATAATCTCTCTGCCTCTGTTGTTGCAGCCATTGTTTAATCTACCTGGCTCGTCAGCCCAGTCAAGCCCAGAGATAGCTGTAGAGTCTGAAAATAATTCATCAGCAAATCATGGATCGGATAAATCACGGTCAAATCGATTAAATTCACCGCCGAGTGTTCCTGAGAGTCCTAATCCAAGTAACGATACATTCTTTAATCCCCCGAACAAAGGTGCCCCCAAAAGAACGGCGGATGCGGGCGCCCGTGGGCCTTGCCTGGTTTATGGTCAAGCACAACCCGTCACGCTTTTAATTCCCAATTATCAGAGCAACGATCCGACTGTAACGATCGCCGCATCGACGGTTTCTGACTATCCGACTTTATTATGGTACGTTCCTCAAGTTCCAGGGCTAAAATACGTTGGATTAACTTTAATCGAAGAACAAACAGAAGAGATCATCTACCAAACAACCGTACCCGTTCCTCCAGAATCCGGGATTATGCGCTTCAAATTACCCAGCAGTGAACCGCCTTTAAAAGTAGGCCACTGGTACGAGTGGTTTTTATCCGTTTCTAGTTCTGAGAATTCCGAAGCAATCTTCAATTCAGCCTGTTATGCTAATGCTTATATTGGCCGCCTGCCTCTGAATAGTCGTCAGCAAGAAGAGTTGAGCAACGCGGCGAATAATCCGCAAGCCCTGTGGAACTTTTATACCAAAGAAGTCATTTGGTATGATGCCTTAGCCACTTTAGATCAAATGCGCCGTCAAAATCTGGAAAATGAGAAAATTAATCAAACATGGCAAGCGTTGTTAGCATTCAGTGGATTGGCTGATTTATCCGCCTATCCTCCAGTAGATATGACTCACCCATAA
- a CDS encoding STM4014 family protein, protein MPLKFLKFIIIGNPENRRIGLFQEALNYWGLPSAKVLDYLDLIYGRESLADIIDSQTIIRIESPERNFLVEKAIIAAGANIEPAGTHQQITAADALALEFDKGRIYYPRQWYLGWCNLLQQWANVILNQDSPNQGLPGNNLGYFINHPTDIIQMFDKRICHQRFTDYSFNQLEIVNNNVIYSNSLAGLLAKRSREQIPQTNHTIPRSIIPLPRCLAGIISYEHLREQMQQQNLSRVFVKLAHGSGASGVVAYRVSPKGESAITTVERVRHQGETILYNSRKISTYFQREKIADIINILCKEGVQVEEWLPKAKLQHRPFDLRVVVISGEAQHLVVRLGKSPMTNLHLKSDRGNSEEFLQRVGVENWQAMRQTCETAARLFPNSLYCGIDLLVYPDFRRHAILEINAFGDLLPGITWNNLDTYTSEVKAILRLTADA, encoded by the coding sequence ATGCCATTGAAATTTTTAAAATTTATCATAATTGGCAATCCTGAAAATCGACGAATTGGGCTTTTTCAAGAAGCCTTAAATTACTGGGGTTTGCCTTCAGCAAAAGTGCTGGATTACTTAGACTTAATTTATGGTCGAGAAAGTCTTGCAGATATAATAGACTCCCAGACTATAATCCGCATTGAATCACCAGAAAGAAACTTTCTAGTAGAAAAAGCTATTATCGCAGCCGGGGCTAATATTGAACCGGCAGGAACCCATCAGCAAATTACTGCCGCTGATGCCTTAGCTTTAGAATTTGATAAGGGTCGGATTTATTATCCGAGACAATGGTATTTAGGCTGGTGTAATTTATTGCAGCAATGGGCAAATGTTATTTTAAATCAGGATAGTCCTAATCAAGGTTTACCGGGCAATAATCTGGGTTATTTTATCAACCATCCAACGGATATTATCCAGATGTTTGATAAGCGAATTTGTCACCAGCGGTTTACAGATTACTCTTTTAATCAGCTAGAGATTGTCAATAATAATGTAATTTACTCTAATTCTTTGGCAGGATTATTAGCAAAGCGATCGCGTGAGCAAATCCCCCAAACTAACCATACTATCCCTCGGTCTATTATTCCTTTACCTCGGTGTTTAGCGGGGATTATTAGTTATGAACATTTACGAGAACAAATGCAACAGCAAAATTTGTCTCGTGTGTTTGTAAAATTAGCTCATGGATCCGGTGCTTCGGGGGTGGTTGCTTATCGGGTTAGCCCCAAAGGTGAGTCAGCAATTACTACGGTAGAACGAGTCCGCCACCAGGGTGAAACTATTCTCTATAATTCTCGGAAAATTAGCACTTATTTTCAGCGAGAAAAGATTGCGGATATTATTAATATTCTCTGTAAAGAAGGAGTACAAGTAGAGGAATGGCTGCCGAAAGCTAAACTGCAACATCGTCCATTTGATTTGCGAGTTGTGGTAATTTCAGGAGAAGCCCAGCATTTAGTAGTTCGGTTAGGCAAAAGCCCGATGACAAATTTACATTTAAAAAGCGATCGCGGCAATAGTGAGGAATTTTTGCAGCGAGTTGGGGTGGAAAACTGGCAAGCAATGCGGCAAACTTGTGAAACCGCTGCCCGGTTATTTCCCAATAGTTTATATTGTGGGATTGATTTACTGGTTTATCCTGATTTTCGCCGTCATGCTATTTTAGAAATTAACGCTTTTGGGGATTTATTACCAGGGATTACTTGGAATAATCTCGATACTTATACCAGTGAAGTCAAAGCAATTTTAAGGTTAACCGCTGATGCATGA
- a CDS encoding DUF928 domain-containing protein: MWNFYTKEIIWYDALATLDQMRRQHPEDERVERRWQSFLGLIGLGKLSAYPPI, encoded by the coding sequence CTGTGGAATTTTTATACCAAAGAAATTATTTGGTATGATGCTTTAGCGACTTTAGACCAAATGCGTCGGCAACATCCAGAGGATGAAAGGGTTGAGCGAAGATGGCAATCCTTCTTAGGCTTAATTGGACTGGGGAAGCTATCGGCATACCCGCCGATATAA
- a CDS encoding STM4013/SEN3800 family hydrolase: MNYNMNQIVGSHDILLMTLDTLRYDVAQDLFLQGKTPNLAQVLPKTGWECRHSPGNFTYAAHHAFFAGFLPTPITPGIHPRLFAVEFAGSNSITEKTCVLDRADIVTGLAAKGYHTVCIGGVVFFNKLTPLSQVLPSFFTESYWSPELGVTDRNSTANQVNLVAELVGKMPPEQRLFLFINISALHQPNYFYLSGAFAKRRGCAIADSLASHGAALEYVDSQLGKLWHIIRDRAPTFCIICSDHGTAYGENGYIGHRLSHPVVWTVPYAEFIL; this comes from the coding sequence ATGAATTATAATATGAATCAAATTGTGGGCAGCCACGATATTTTATTGATGACCTTAGATACTCTGCGGTATGATGTGGCGCAAGATTTATTTCTCCAGGGAAAAACGCCAAATTTAGCCCAAGTTTTACCCAAAACTGGATGGGAATGTCGCCACTCTCCGGGAAATTTTACTTATGCAGCCCATCACGCATTTTTTGCGGGTTTTTTGCCCACCCCAATTACTCCAGGAATTCATCCTCGGTTGTTTGCGGTGGAGTTTGCCGGAAGTAACAGCATCACCGAGAAAACTTGTGTTTTAGACCGGGCAGATATTGTTACAGGTTTGGCCGCAAAAGGATATCATACAGTTTGTATTGGAGGGGTGGTATTTTTTAATAAATTGACGCCGTTGAGTCAAGTTTTACCGAGTTTTTTTACGGAAAGTTACTGGAGTCCAGAGTTAGGGGTTACTGACCGAAATTCTACGGCTAATCAAGTTAATTTGGTGGCAGAATTGGTGGGGAAAATGCCCCCGGAACAGCGGCTATTTTTATTTATCAATATTTCGGCATTGCATCAACCAAATTATTTTTATTTGTCCGGGGCGTTCGCGAAGCGGCGCGGATGCGCTATCGCTGATAGTCTGGCTTCTCATGGGGCTGCTTTAGAATATGTGGATAGTCAGCTAGGCAAATTATGGCACATAATACGCGATCGCGCCCCCACTTTCTGTATTATTTGCTCCGATCATGGCACCGCTTATGGAGAAAATGGTTATATCGGTCATCGTCTCAGTCACCCAGTGGTTTGGACGGTTCCTTATGCTGAATTTATCTTATAG
- a CDS encoding DUF928 domain-containing protein produces MLHKKSLQKVANISAGVLLGVLMSPRFFSPTPVLAQSASSYQDPDGSWLVSESFSPPSRGAPARAADGGSRGCGWEPGQKLLTPMIPGDSMAFTVSEYPSFFWYVPTPSALDQGSAQKAASVRFVLIDDNQNIVYQKKLSAPSSGIMSHKLSPDDAPALAENKQYRWLVSMVCDSEDPSANPLVDGWVERIPLSKELQAELDRATESDRPSIYARAGIWHEALTSLAYLLYQHPDDPVILSRWNEFLRSVNLGEFTQEPLIWPEVIVKPQPATEMS; encoded by the coding sequence ATGTTACACAAAAAATCACTGCAAAAAGTTGCCAATATTTCTGCCGGTGTCTTGCTGGGTGTTTTAATGAGTCCGCGCTTCTTCTCCCCCACGCCAGTTTTGGCCCAATCCGCTTCTAGCTATCAAGATCCTGATGGATCCTGGCTGGTGAGTGAAAGCTTTAGTCCGCCGAGTCGAGGCGCCCCCGCAAGAGCGGCTGATGGCGGTTCCCGGGGCTGTGGTTGGGAACCTGGGCAAAAGTTACTGACGCCGATGATTCCCGGTGATTCTATGGCTTTCACGGTGTCTGAGTATCCCAGTTTCTTTTGGTATGTACCCACACCCAGCGCATTAGATCAGGGTTCGGCGCAAAAAGCCGCCTCGGTTAGATTTGTGCTGATTGATGATAACCAAAATATTGTGTATCAAAAAAAATTATCGGCTCCTTCATCAGGGATTATGAGTCATAAATTGTCCCCTGACGATGCGCCAGCTTTGGCCGAAAATAAACAGTATCGTTGGTTGGTGTCGATGGTTTGCGATAGCGAGGATCCGAGTGCAAATCCCTTAGTTGATGGGTGGGTGGAACGGATTCCCTTGAGTAAGGAACTGCAAGCCGAGTTAGATCGGGCAACGGAGAGCGATCGCCCCTCGATTTATGCCCGCGCCGGCATTTGGCATGAAGCTTTAACCAGTCTGGCTTACCTGCTTTACCAGCATCCTGATGATCCGGTGATTCTCTCACGGTGGAATGAATTTTTACGCTCAGTGAACTTGGGCGAATTCACTCAAGAACCCCTGATCTGGCCTGAAGTGATTGTTAAGCCACAGCCTGCCACGGAGATGAGTTAA